The following DNA comes from Vairimorpha necatrix chromosome 5, complete sequence.
cataaattttaaactttaTAATGGACATTGTTACTAAACTTAAAATAgtataaaaagtattattTGTTCTTCTATAGATTTATTCTATATTATagttatatatatataatatgtGTATTACAAGtattaattcttttttttagataaaaaaattaatatctAAGGAATTcggaatttttattaggCAAATCACCTACAAgatatctttttaattattaaaaaatatactttaCCTATaaggaaaaataaagtaaaattcaatttttttattcatttatcaaattatcatgttttttcaatagttcaataatttttggtATTGATATCTTTCTCGTCACACCTActtctattttataataaaccaTTCCTTTATATTCATTTCTTATAAGTCCTACATCATCTGCCaaacttttaataaatggATAATCTAATATAATGACTGTTcttacatttttaattttagtaGATACAAGGTAGAAATCCAGACccatatcatttttaaaagattgtAGTTTGCAAAATAGACCAAGTCCTTCCTTGTTTTGTTCAAATCCTCTTATAATTTCGGCTTCTCTGTCTATCCATTTTTcgaatttatattttataactgACATACCAAAATTATAACCACATGAGTTATAAGATTTGTAGTCTTTcagtaaaattatatttgtattgtGGTATTGATCATTTCGTCGagctttttttatattttttagttcgttttttaattctttttttgataaatgagataatttttttaattttttatattcctCAATGTCATAAGTACTAActcttctttttaaaaattttgtgtCTACTATAATCGGTATAAGTAGTAGTGATGCGATCTGAGTGCAGAGttggtttttatttttttttaatttttttgtcacGATTGTAGCTTTCTTTGATAAATCATTACCAAGGTATCTTGATACTAATGTAGTAGCAGATCCAACATCAGTGTcgatataaattttattagtatTAGATATTTTGTGTGTTAATGGATGATGGTCTATTATCATTTCTATTTCACAATGTTTTAGTTCATCAATTGGCTCATTATGATCGGtcaatattaattttatggATTTGtcagttataaaaatttttttatcgtCTACTAATAGATATGTTCCTATAGCTTTAGCTTCTTTTGAGAATGTACCCAAAGGTCTTTCTAGGAATATTAAGTcttctatatttatttcatatttttcgCAGACCCAGATTAATTCTCCTTTACTTTTAAATACATCTTTTCTCATGTTTACAACAAAAATTGCATTTATAGCATGCGCTAATATTAGTGAACTTATAAATGAGTCAAGGTCGCATGCCTCATTCCCCATACAAATTTGTAAGTGGCTGTTTtgta
Coding sequences within:
- a CDS encoding exopolyphosphatase (PRUNE), translated to MTELKESLEKFLLKNKNKVQNSHLQICMGNEACDLDSFISSLILAHAINAIFVVNMRKDVFKSKGELIWVCEKYEINIEDLIFLERPLGTFSKEAKAIGTYLLVDDKKIFITDKSIKLILTDHNEPIDELKHCEIEMIIDHHPLTHKISNTNKIYIDTDVGSATTLVSRYLGNDLSKKATIVTKKLKKNKNQLCTQIASLLLIPIIVDTKFLKRRVSTYDIEEYKKLKKLSHLSKKELKNELKNIKKARRNDQYHNTNIILLKDYKSYNSCGYNFGMSVIKYKFEKWIDREAEIIRGFEQNKEGLGLFCKLQSFKNDMGLDFYLVSTKIKNVRTVIILDYPFIKSLADDVGLIRNEYKGMVYYKIEVGVTRKISIPKIIELLKKHDNLINE